The Mangifera indica cultivar Alphonso chromosome 8, CATAS_Mindica_2.1, whole genome shotgun sequence genome has a window encoding:
- the LOC123222977 gene encoding zinc finger protein GAI-ASSOCIATED FACTOR 1-like, whose product MSNITGNEGSFSSGNTGEEVHQLQETQHHQNLQNHLQGSTSGPSATTNSNGSNSQQQPAQKKKRNLPGTPDPNAEVVALSPTTLMATNRFVCEICNKGFQRDQNLQLHRRGHNLPWKLRQRTTTEVRKRVYICPEPSCVHHNPARALGDLTGVKKHFSRKHGEKKWKCDKCSKKYAVQTDWKAHQKTCGTREYKCDCGTIFSRRDSFITHRAFCDALAEENNKVTQGLMNNIRSNMRSQMPELMSSMPLNSAAIKSIGISDFNNFDPKNPLKSLPQDLVPIPFKPMNMGAGMFSSSSGPLFGAPRNISSSSSTLQLSSNAASGFNYLQDSKNGSQIWGTAHMSATALLQKAAQMGATASNSINSPMMQKSFSSSVTSPDLLSSIKPPSYGAIQQHNTSYEHFPSQPDQSNMVGINGGAFTSHITPKTPQEISQFFDTGTGSQAMNDMGMFTSMYMSGEQNQFLKNMEHEDSSVSSSSIQGRPGIERSSSTGPSRFGGSSGGGGMMTLDLLGIGGPRLAHLHEQQHNQLHHQRTDLEAMSQQIMPIMNPFHQQLSLGDSAIEKHIWDV is encoded by the exons ATGTCAAATATCACAGGTAACGAAGGGAGTTTCTCTTCAGGAAATACTGGGGAAGAAGTCCACCAGCTTCAAGAAACGCAGCACCATCAAAACCTACAAAATCACTTGCAGGGTTCAACTTCAGGACCTTCAGCTACAACTAACAGCAATGGCTCTAACTCTCAACAACAACCAGcacagaagaagaaaaggaatcTTCCCGGAACTCCAG ATCCTAATGCTGAAGTTGTTGCCCTATCTCCAACAACTCTAATGGCTACAAACCGCTTCGTGTGTGAGATTTGCAACAAGGGGTTTCAAAGGGACCAAAACCTACAGCTGCACAGGAGAGGCCATAATCTTCCATGGAAGCTCAGGCAAAGGACCACAACGGAGGTCAGAAAACGGGTGTATATATGCCCCGAGCCATCATGTGTCCACCACAACCCTGCTCGTGCACTAGGAGACCTTACGGGCGTCAAAAAGCACTTCAGCCGTAAACATGGGGAGAAGAAATGGAAATGTGACAAATGTTCCAAGAAATATGCAGTGCAAACCGATTGGAAAGCCCATCAAAAGACATGCGGTACTAGGGAATACAAATGCGACTGTGGAACCATCTTTTCCAG ACGAGATAGCTTCATCACCCACAGAGCTTTCTGTGATGCATTGgctgaagaaaacaacaaagtaACCCAAGGACTAATGAACAACATTAGATCAAACATGCGAAGCCAGATGCCAGAGCTTATGTCATCAATGCCCTTAAACAGCGCTGCCATTAAATCCATTGGAATATCTGATTTCAACAATTTTGACCCCAAGAACCCTCTCAAATCCCTTCCTCAAGATCTAGTCCCAATACCTTTTAAGCCCATGAACATGGGAGCAGGTATGTTTTCCAGCAGCTCCGGGCCTCTCTTTGGTGCACCGAGAAACatttcctcatcttcttcaaccCTCCAGCTTAGCTCCAATGCCGCATCTGGATTCAACTATCTCCAGGATAGTAAAAATGGAAGTCAAATTTGGGGAACGGCTCACATGTCAGCCACAGCCTTGTTGCAGAAAGCAGCCCAAATGGGTGCAACCGCAAGCAATAGTATAAACTCTCCCATGATGCAAAAGAGCTTTTCTAGTAGCGTGACAAGTCCTGACCTGCTGTCTTCAATTAAACCACCATCTTATGGAGCCATTCAGCAACACAACACTTCATATGAACATTTCCCATCTCAGCCCGATCAATCAAACATGGTCGGAATCAATGGTGGTGCATTCACTAGCCATATCACGCCAAAGACCCCACAAGAAATATCACAATTTTTTGATACTGGTACAGGAAGTCAAGCAATGAATGATATGGGAATGTTTACTAGCATGTACATGAGTGGTGAACAAAACCAATTCTTGAAAAACATGGAACATGAAGATAGTAGTGTAAGTTCAAGCTCGATACAGGGAAGACCTGGGATAGAACGTAGCTCATCAACAGGACCATCAAGGTTTGGAGGAAGTAGTGGGGGTGGTGGTATGATGACACTTGATCTTCTGGGGATTGGAGGACCAAGGCTTGCCCATTTACATGAACAGCAGCATAATCAGTTGCATCATCAACGAACGGACCTTGAAGCAATGAGCCAGCAAATAATGCCAATAATGAATCCCTTTCACCAGCAGCTTTCTCTTGGTGATTCAGCAATTGAAAAGCACATATGGGATGTTTGA